One candidate division WOR-3 bacterium genomic region harbors:
- a CDS encoding M23 family metallopeptidase → MEKGENLETILDKLSVADYRADIITALHKAGFPFRKCLPGDTISLVKEDSKFSHLTYRQNYQNIYYVKKESGCLSVAMKYPYFDTMLTYINGSVNSTLYESMLAYDETSQLVIRFADVFAWEVDFFTDTQDGDSFFIYFDKIFCDSVLVDYGLIGFARYKGAAGDFYGFYYCDPEGHDDYFNRDGQSLRKSLLRSPLRFSYISSHYSKRRYHPILKRWRPHHGLDYVAPIGTPIATIGAGRVTFKGWKGGYGNLVEIRHANNFRSRYGHLSRFAKGLYVGKRVKSGDLIGYLGSTGLSTGPHLHFELHKNGVPINPMRVDIPRAPSVNKKYMDAFIAHRDSVLNAVHKVANGGGEVLPET, encoded by the coding sequence GCCGGATTCCCATTCCGAAAATGTTTGCCTGGAGACACAATCTCACTCGTGAAGGAAGACAGCAAATTTTCTCATTTGACCTACCGTCAAAATTATCAAAACATCTACTACGTGAAAAAAGAAAGTGGTTGTCTGTCAGTAGCCATGAAATATCCCTATTTTGATACGATGCTGACCTATATCAACGGCAGCGTTAACTCTACCCTTTATGAATCCATGCTGGCTTATGACGAGACGTCGCAGCTGGTCATCCGGTTCGCCGATGTCTTTGCCTGGGAAGTAGATTTTTTCACAGACACGCAGGACGGAGATTCGTTCTTCATCTATTTTGACAAGATTTTTTGTGATTCCGTTCTTGTCGACTATGGGTTGATCGGTTTTGCGCGATACAAAGGTGCAGCGGGTGATTTCTACGGCTTCTATTATTGCGACCCGGAAGGTCATGATGACTATTTCAATCGTGATGGGCAATCATTACGGAAATCACTGCTTAGATCACCGTTGCGTTTTTCGTATATCAGTTCGCACTACTCAAAACGCAGATATCACCCGATTCTCAAGAGATGGCGCCCACATCACGGGTTGGACTACGTTGCACCGATCGGCACGCCGATCGCCACGATCGGTGCTGGTCGGGTTACGTTCAAAGGATGGAAGGGTGGTTATGGCAACCTCGTGGAGATACGGCATGCCAATAACTTCAGATCAAGGTACGGGCATCTGTCGCGGTTTGCAAAGGGCCTTTATGTTGGTAAACGAGTGAAGTCGGGAGATCTAATTGGCTACCTTGGTTCAACCGGTTTATCGACCGGTCCTCATCTGCATTTTGAACTCCACAAGAACGGGGTACCTATAAATCCTATGCGAGTTGACATTCCCCGTGCTCCGTCGGTGAATAAGAAATATATGGATGCATTTATTGCCCATCGTGATTCAGTACTGAATGCTGTACATAAAGTAGCCAACGGTGGGGGAGAGGTTCTTCCGGAGACGTAG
- a CDS encoding purine-nucleoside phosphorylase: MPIHLRANKEDYAPTTLLVGDPARSVRISQFLKDSKMVNKNRGLLGYTGTYKDQNISVQTTGIGCPSAAIVVEELIQLDVKTLIRIGTCGGIGAQIKPLDMIAAVAASPFDGATRTYLNGEPHAPYATYEILHAASNVAKDKNIDLIFGGVASVDVFYNPFPDYVEKLRGKGIIAVEMETSLIYYLANRSGLNAASFLLVSDIVGGGEEFTKFVSDQELAKAMDGLITLVLDVSSKISGSS; encoded by the coding sequence ATGCCGATACACCTGAGAGCAAACAAGGAGGATTATGCACCAACTACACTGTTGGTCGGTGATCCTGCAAGGTCGGTGAGGATTAGCCAGTTTCTAAAAGATTCTAAGATGGTTAACAAAAACCGGGGCTTATTGGGATATACAGGTACATATAAAGATCAGAATATAAGTGTGCAGACTACAGGGATAGGTTGTCCTTCGGCAGCGATAGTCGTTGAAGAACTCATCCAGCTGGACGTGAAGACCTTGATCAGAATAGGTACATGCGGTGGTATCGGCGCACAAATCAAGCCGCTCGATATGATCGCCGCAGTTGCAGCATCGCCCTTTGATGGAGCCACGCGTACTTATCTCAACGGTGAACCCCATGCCCCGTATGCTACGTATGAAATACTACACGCTGCAAGTAACGTCGCAAAGGATAAAAATATTGACCTTATCTTTGGCGGTGTGGCGAGTGTTGATGTTTTCTACAATCCGTTTCCTGATTATGTTGAGAAGCTAAGGGGGAAAGGCATAATTGCGGTGGAAATGGAAACGAGTTTGATATATTATCTGGCAAATAGAAGTGGTTTGAATGCGGCTTCATTCCTGCTCGTCTCTGATATCGTGGGCGGGGGAGAGGAATTCACAAAGTTCGTTTCTGACCAAGAACTGGCAAAAGCCATGGATGGACTTATCACATTGGTTCTTGACGTCAGTTCAAAAATAAGCGGCAGTTCGTAA
- a CDS encoding rubredoxin — MQKWRCSICDYVYTSRKGDPESGIKPGTRFEDLPEYWGCPDCGASKQNFELVVDDGFDY; from the coding sequence ATGCAAAAGTGGCGCTGCTCTATTTGTGATTATGTGTACACATCACGAAAGGGTGATCCGGAATCAGGCATCAAACCGGGAACTCGTTTTGAAGACCTGCCTGAGTACTGGGGTTGTCCTGATTGCGGTGCATCGAAACAGAATTTCGAGCTTGTAGTGGACGACGGATTTGATTATTGA
- a CDS encoding PTS sugar transporter subunit IIA, with the protein MLSEYLEPGKILLNAEGNSYRELLSMMLDRSSVTDIPGTVDKILEREKIMPTALGKGIFLPRIVVDDIKRTEVLVTLNHGGLVFDDYGTGVANVIMLFLFSKNDDYIALLAQSLRLLNDDSLRSDLLHCRKADDVIKTVNDWEKE; encoded by the coding sequence ATGCTGTCTGAATACCTTGAACCTGGAAAGATACTACTAAATGCTGAAGGCAACAGTTATCGAGAATTATTGTCGATGATGCTCGACAGGAGCAGTGTAACCGATATTCCCGGTACCGTTGACAAGATCCTCGAACGAGAGAAAATTATGCCGACTGCTTTAGGAAAGGGCATATTTCTTCCGCGTATTGTTGTCGATGACATAAAGCGAACCGAGGTGCTCGTCACACTGAACCATGGCGGTTTGGTGTTCGATGATTATGGCACTGGTGTCGCAAACGTTATAATGCTGTTTTTGTTTTCAAAGAATGATGACTACATAGCCCTTCTTGCTCAGAGTCTGCGTTTATTGAATGATGACTCCTTGCGTTCTGACCTCCTTCACTGCAGAAAAGCGGACGATGTGATCAAAACAGTGAATGATTGGGAAAAAGAGTGA
- a CDS encoding VanZ family protein, with translation MKRSVRWIFLVLWILTIFVLTGYPKFNVPKVKDLPVDKLYHFVVFFIMGLIAARLMKVRSFFVLGLLVVLFAECQQLIIPGRDFEVTDMLAGVLALIVSYLIFKQKKAGSYVSEA, from the coding sequence GTGAAAAGGAGTGTACGTTGGATATTTCTTGTTTTATGGATATTGACGATCTTCGTGCTGACCGGATATCCCAAATTCAATGTGCCCAAGGTAAAGGACCTTCCTGTGGACAAACTCTATCATTTTGTGGTTTTTTTCATCATGGGGCTGATCGCGGCGCGGTTGATGAAGGTTAGAAGTTTTTTCGTACTTGGTTTGTTGGTGGTTCTTTTTGCCGAGTGCCAACAACTAATCATTCCCGGGCGCGATTTTGAAGTAACTGATATGCTGGCTGGTGTGCTCGCGCTAATTGTGAGTTACCTGATTTTCAAACAGAAAAAGGCGGGGAGTTATGTATCAGAAGCCTAA
- the hisS gene encoding histidine--tRNA ligase, translated as MYQKPKGTRDLFGQELRRLEAMNAAARDFFGRNGYEEMRTPSFEFAALFDRSIGSTTDIVEHEIYQFEVNKKVYALRPEGTASVLRAFIENKITLPARFFYICSMYRRERPQKGRYREFEQIGIELLGESKPFFDAEIIDQGKRYLDLIGARDYMIELNSIGCPDCRDKYREKLKEVLQPYLGDLCDDCRRRFERNFLRIFDCKKETCQGVYNKVPKITDNLCADCAEHYAKVKEYLGKFSIQYTENKKLVRGLDYYTRTVFEFKHCGLGAQDTIIAGGRYDLLMRELGGPDTPCTGWAMGPERLLITMPEDLPVLDKKETFFIAGMGERYVTDIIALRGQIQDHGHICLVGDPGEAIKTQVRKADKSGATYTVIYGEDEEKNGYYTVKNMQSGEQRKIPMNEFSSFIRQTKGS; from the coding sequence ATGTATCAGAAGCCTAAAGGAACCAGGGATCTTTTTGGGCAGGAACTACGCAGGCTCGAGGCAATGAATGCTGCAGCAAGAGATTTTTTTGGTCGAAACGGCTATGAGGAAATGAGGACGCCTTCTTTTGAATTCGCTGCTCTTTTTGACCGTTCGATCGGGTCAACCACTGATATCGTGGAACATGAGATCTATCAGTTTGAGGTGAACAAGAAAGTATATGCTTTAAGACCCGAAGGCACGGCATCTGTGCTCAGAGCATTTATCGAGAACAAAATCACGTTACCTGCACGATTCTTCTATATCTGTTCAATGTATCGCCGGGAAAGGCCGCAGAAAGGCAGGTACCGTGAGTTTGAGCAGATCGGCATAGAGTTATTGGGGGAGAGCAAACCATTCTTCGATGCCGAGATAATCGACCAAGGCAAGCGGTATCTGGATTTGATCGGTGCGAGGGACTATATGATCGAGCTCAACTCAATTGGCTGTCCGGATTGCCGTGATAAATACCGGGAGAAATTGAAAGAGGTCTTACAGCCATATCTGGGAGATTTGTGTGACGATTGCCGCAGACGTTTTGAGAGGAATTTCCTGCGTATTTTTGATTGCAAGAAGGAAACCTGTCAGGGCGTGTATAACAAGGTGCCGAAGATTACGGACAATCTCTGCGCAGATTGTGCAGAACACTATGCAAAAGTGAAGGAATACTTGGGCAAATTTAGCATTCAATATACCGAGAACAAGAAGCTGGTGCGGGGACTCGATTATTACACCAGAACCGTTTTCGAATTCAAACATTGCGGACTGGGCGCGCAAGATACGATCATAGCCGGTGGACGTTACGACCTGCTCATGAGAGAACTGGGTGGCCCAGATACCCCTTGCACTGGTTGGGCAATGGGTCCGGAACGCCTGCTGATTACCATGCCTGAGGACCTGCCCGTGTTAGACAAGAAAGAGACTTTTTTCATTGCTGGTATGGGAGAGAGGTATGTTACTGACATTATTGCTCTTCGCGGTCAGATACAGGATCATGGTCATATATGCCTCGTCGGTGATCCGGGTGAAGCGATAAAAACACAGGTCAGGAAGGCTGATAAATCCGGGGCGACGTATACCGTCATCTATGGGGAAGATGAAGAGAAAAATGGTTATTACACTGTGAAGAATATGCAGTCCGGCGAACAGCGGAAAATCCCAATGAATGAATTCAGTTCCTTTATCAGGCAAACCAAAGGTAGTTAG